The Lactuca sativa cultivar Salinas chromosome 2, Lsat_Salinas_v11, whole genome shotgun sequence genome includes a window with the following:
- the LOC111900247 gene encoding uncharacterized protein LOC111900247 isoform X1 produces MLHKNSSKKDRTPAYPLRRSPRFLQVVLVDPEDPRTPKPEPRRTRIPSSATPLNFTEKVKISSRGRSLGSKSEGCSQKHRESRNARKKSDNSKTRSTRSTRLTPCAEERTEEKSSRSSKRRNREFKRRVTRSSSHGDVDTNVKKTSYGGFTGNTGNDCLLTQVDTNTSRRCKSTLLKKKVKNSKKKWENNSDRFQTLAFDDNPNEGALLLPITENPTLDEELPKKSIAKLANQNEVAITTPSISHDEQQPMNKKDTIKKNQKNIGVKRKRNQHEGNSGISHGWTKDQESALERAYLQAKPTPHFWKKVSKLVPGKSAQECFDKVHGSHLTPPPPRLRSRARLPNSQDPVLSASKFLSSSSPTTKKPKSYKQKSHVIQRNVRHMLQNQYNKGEQDSSEADLFSVLEPTFTESLTSLTTPVRHLDMDVAFKRSSSTAHYKKSLSRFSGGSSATLVSPPVLKQVKNKALHEKYIDQLHCREASRKVASKKAEKYSSRSEGVKGGSSEKRKDAIKVAKNALVFGARDAINEFEFKQGMALIDIFEDECIVGDDDDDDDDGGQV; encoded by the exons ATGCTCCATAAAAATTCATCGAAGAAGGATAGAACGCCAGCCTATCCACTCCGAAGAtctccaagatttctccaagttGTGCTCGTGGATCCTGAAGACCCAAGAACCCCTAAGCCAGAACCACGGAGGACCCGAATTCCTTCTTCAGCGACTCCTCTCAACTTCACAGAAAAGGTAAAGATTTCTTCCCGAGGGAGAAGCCTAGGATCTAAGTCAGAAGGATGTTCACAGAAACATCGTGAATCTCGTAATGCCAGAAAAAAGTCTGATAATTCGAAAACTAGGTCGACAAGATCTACCAGACTGACTCCTTGTGCCGAAGAGCGCACTGAAGAAAAGTCATCACGTAGTTCAAAACGGAGAAACA GGGAATTCAAGAGGCGAGTAACACGCAGCTCTTCTCATGGGGATGTAGATACAAATGTTAAGAAGACCAGCTATGGTGGTTTTACTGGAAATACAGGCAATGATTGTTTATTAACCCAAGTGGATACAAATACATCTAGAAGATGTAAGTCTACATTGCTAAAGAAGAAAGTGAAAAACAGTAAGAAAAAATGGGAGAATAATTCTGACCGATTTCAAACTTTGGCATTTGATGATAATCCAAATGAAGGGGCTTTACTTTTACCAATCACAGAAAATCCAACTTTGGATGAAGAATTACCCAAAAAAAGTATAGCTAAATTGGCAAATCAAAATGAAGTTGCCATTACAACTCCTAGTATATCGCATGATGAACAACAACCCATGAACAAGAAGGATACTATTAAGAAAAATCAAAAGAATATCGgggttaaaagaaaaagaaatcagcACGAGGGCAATTCAGGAATTTCTCATGGTTGGACCAAAGATCAAGAATCAGCATTGGAAAGAGCTTACCTTCAAGCAAAGCCCACCCCACACTTCTGGAAGAAAGTTTCCAAACTG GTGCCTGGAAAATCTGCACAGGAATGTTTTGACAAAGTACATGGAAGCCACCTAACACCCCCTCCACCTCGCCTTCGTTCCCGGGCCCGCTTACCAAATTCACAAGACCCGGTTTTATCAGCAAGCAAATTTCTCAGTTCTTCAAGTCCCACAACTAAAAAGCCCAAATCTTAtaaacaaaagagtcatgtaatCCAAAGAAACGTAAGACACATGTTACAAAATCAGTATAATAAAGGGGAACAAGATTCTTCAGAAGCTGACCTATTCTCAGTTCTTGAGCCCACTTTCACAGAGTCCTTAACCTCTCTCACGACACCTGTACGCCACCTGGACATGGATGTGGCATTCAAGAGATCTTCTTCAACAGCTCATTATAAAAAGAGTCTTTCAAGATTTAGTGGTGGCTCAAGTGCTACACTTGTGAGCCCTCCTGTTTTGAAGCAGGTGAAGAACAAGGCTTTACATGAAAAGTATATCGATCAGTTGCATTGTAGGGAGGCTAGTAGGAAGGTGGCAAGTAAAAAGGCTGAAAAGTATAGTAGCAGAAGTGAAGGGGTGAAAGGGGGAAGTTCTGAAAAGAGAAAGGATGCGATTAAAGTTGCAAAAAATGCATTGGTTTTTGGTGCTAGAGATGCTATTAATGAGTTTGAGTTTAAACAGGGAATGGCTTTGATTGATATTTTTGAGGATGAGTGTATTgttggagatgatgatgatgatgatgatgatggtggtcaAGTTTAG
- the LOC111900247 gene encoding uncharacterized protein LOC111900247 isoform X2, protein MIKKWEFKRRVTRSSSHGDVDTNVKKTSYGGFTGNTGNDCLLTQVDTNTSRRCKSTLLKKKVKNSKKKWENNSDRFQTLAFDDNPNEGALLLPITENPTLDEELPKKSIAKLANQNEVAITTPSISHDEQQPMNKKDTIKKNQKNIGVKRKRNQHEGNSGISHGWTKDQESALERAYLQAKPTPHFWKKVSKLVPGKSAQECFDKVHGSHLTPPPPRLRSRARLPNSQDPVLSASKFLSSSSPTTKKPKSYKQKSHVIQRNVRHMLQNQYNKGEQDSSEADLFSVLEPTFTESLTSLTTPVRHLDMDVAFKRSSSTAHYKKSLSRFSGGSSATLVSPPVLKQVKNKALHEKYIDQLHCREASRKVASKKAEKYSSRSEGVKGGSSEKRKDAIKVAKNALVFGARDAINEFEFKQGMALIDIFEDECIVGDDDDDDDDGGQV, encoded by the exons ATGATAAAGAAAT GGGAATTCAAGAGGCGAGTAACACGCAGCTCTTCTCATGGGGATGTAGATACAAATGTTAAGAAGACCAGCTATGGTGGTTTTACTGGAAATACAGGCAATGATTGTTTATTAACCCAAGTGGATACAAATACATCTAGAAGATGTAAGTCTACATTGCTAAAGAAGAAAGTGAAAAACAGTAAGAAAAAATGGGAGAATAATTCTGACCGATTTCAAACTTTGGCATTTGATGATAATCCAAATGAAGGGGCTTTACTTTTACCAATCACAGAAAATCCAACTTTGGATGAAGAATTACCCAAAAAAAGTATAGCTAAATTGGCAAATCAAAATGAAGTTGCCATTACAACTCCTAGTATATCGCATGATGAACAACAACCCATGAACAAGAAGGATACTATTAAGAAAAATCAAAAGAATATCGgggttaaaagaaaaagaaatcagcACGAGGGCAATTCAGGAATTTCTCATGGTTGGACCAAAGATCAAGAATCAGCATTGGAAAGAGCTTACCTTCAAGCAAAGCCCACCCCACACTTCTGGAAGAAAGTTTCCAAACTG GTGCCTGGAAAATCTGCACAGGAATGTTTTGACAAAGTACATGGAAGCCACCTAACACCCCCTCCACCTCGCCTTCGTTCCCGGGCCCGCTTACCAAATTCACAAGACCCGGTTTTATCAGCAAGCAAATTTCTCAGTTCTTCAAGTCCCACAACTAAAAAGCCCAAATCTTAtaaacaaaagagtcatgtaatCCAAAGAAACGTAAGACACATGTTACAAAATCAGTATAATAAAGGGGAACAAGATTCTTCAGAAGCTGACCTATTCTCAGTTCTTGAGCCCACTTTCACAGAGTCCTTAACCTCTCTCACGACACCTGTACGCCACCTGGACATGGATGTGGCATTCAAGAGATCTTCTTCAACAGCTCATTATAAAAAGAGTCTTTCAAGATTTAGTGGTGGCTCAAGTGCTACACTTGTGAGCCCTCCTGTTTTGAAGCAGGTGAAGAACAAGGCTTTACATGAAAAGTATATCGATCAGTTGCATTGTAGGGAGGCTAGTAGGAAGGTGGCAAGTAAAAAGGCTGAAAAGTATAGTAGCAGAAGTGAAGGGGTGAAAGGGGGAAGTTCTGAAAAGAGAAAGGATGCGATTAAAGTTGCAAAAAATGCATTGGTTTTTGGTGCTAGAGATGCTATTAATGAGTTTGAGTTTAAACAGGGAATGGCTTTGATTGATATTTTTGAGGATGAGTGTATTgttggagatgatgatgatgatgatgatgatggtggtcaAGTTTAG
- the LOC111900245 gene encoding uncharacterized protein At5g65660 has product MEAPPYYAPPQQHHGSSRPTIGFPLGTALLLIVVFSLSGIFSCCYHWDKLRHLRGDFSDADPDSDDSQHHSASKPKPPCSEKKQDCDRSLPVIMAGDQFARFIAMPCPCEPPRQEKITAEEIQKPPKPPHVVVTIC; this is encoded by the exons ATGGAGGCGCCTCCCTACTACGCGCCACCGCAACAACATCACGGTTCGTCACGCCCCACCATAGGTTTTCCACTCGGCACCGCTTTGCTCTTGATTGTCGTTTTTAGTCTCAGCGGCATCTTCTCCTGTTGTTACCATTGGGATAAGCTTCGTCACCTCCGCGGTGATTTCTCCGACGCTGATCCTGATTCAGACGACAGTCAACATCACTCCGCTTCTAAACCTAAACCTCCGTGCTCG GAAAAGAAGCAAGATTGTGATCGGAGTTTACCGGTGATAATGGCTGGAGATCAGTTCGCGAGGTTCATAGCAATGCCGTGCCCATGTGAACCACCGAGACAGGAAAAGATCACGGCAGAAGAGATTCAGAAACCGCCAAAACCACCGCATGTAGTCGTCACCATATGTTAA